In one window of Solanum pennellii chromosome 2, SPENNV200 DNA:
- the LOC107008858 gene encoding uncharacterized protein LOC107008858, with protein MADNQQHHRHHRPNRLSLPPRTAVPITSSTPTTTRTPYPSFNYPPSTPTPTPSKHRIPYFPTKSSPAKTSSLPFLFLLLFSLRSFYSLLPFLQSSPSSFSLFPFSFLVSLLSFLLTFSFSFSFFSSSSSSRDPFYQKNRHGFFSFTRSQYKPLLAKSFLLAIVFLLRFQALRYCGAAAMILAEISGNIASRFISEGKSRDLFYRNRIRSYEVCGFISMFIGLVLLSISWDKIECFPLSSVNVYELGFSLLPRYSCVRIWPMLLPFLSGFLGCYESSSMNWGSLREMGKKQLRLVSLFFTTVILFVPAVISMFVFEAEGDSISIYNLGWPLVNTVVFGVLLSENFTAEKPVSSKDLQKEYLVTYICTVILELFYFPELSLWGLLICGLLLWVSVRNLDPIDPNYLELGLETSDWFTTAVMKPLRHILGDRKSRKIALFLLINTAYMVVEFAAGFMSNSLGLISDACHMLFDCAALAIGLYASYISRLPANGQFNYGRGRFEVLSGYANAVLLVLVGALIVLESFERILDPQEVSTNSLLSVSIGGLLVNIVGLIFFHEEHHHAHGGSCSHSHSHSHSKSDTDCHSNEHHHDHHLHDHDHHVHQTKTEFSTTSHSHSHSPSTCHDHHIHHLHDDHDHGGHHIQQEQISIVHECHESCSSHAGHGHNADYKKQSKKEKEWNENNTPHPHDHSHDHYHGHHHHGDADQHRHGVTSSSSSIKVHNDSVASFRGPDCSHGHKHVTTDKGVTEKHHHQHRHIDHNMEGIFLHVLADTLGSVGVVISTLLIKYKGWLLADPACSIFISVLIISSVIPLLRNSAEILLQRVPRAHEHDLKEAVNDVMKIKGLSGIQKLHVWSFTNTDVIGTLHLLVSSETDKSSAKTQVSEIFRHAGVKDLTMQVECIQSS; from the coding sequence ATGGCTGACAATCAGCAGCACCACCGCCATCACCGTCCCAACCGTCTTTCTCTACCGCCGCGCACTGCCGTCCCTATCACCAGCTCAACCCCTACTACCACAAGAACCCCTTACCCTTCTTTCAACTACCCTCCTTCCACTCCAACACCAACTCCATCAAAACACAGAATTCCCTATTTCCCAACCAAATCTTCTCCGGCTAAAACCTCTTCGTTGCCATTTCTCTTCCTTCTCCTCTTCTCTCTTCGCTCTTTTTACTCTCTCctccctttccttcaatcttcCCCttcctctttctctcttttccccTTCTCTTTCCTTGTTTCTCTCCTTTCCTTCCTTCTCACtttctctttctccttctccttcttcagTTCTTCCTCTTCGAGTAGAGACCCTTTTTATCAGAAGAACCGTCATGGGTTTTTCTCCTTCACCCGATCTCAGTACAAGCCTCTACTAGCTAAATCGTTTCTTCTTGCTATAGTCTTTCTTCTCCGATTTCAAGCCCTTCGGTATTGCGGAGCTGCCGCTATGATTCTCGCGGAAATTTCTGGAAATATAGCTTCCCGGTTCATTTCTGAAGGAAAAAGTCGCGATCTTTTTTACCGGAATCGGATTAGATCGTATGAGGTTTGTGGGTTTATCTCTATGTTTATTGGGTTAGTACTGTTATCTATTAGTTGGGACAAAATTGAATGTTTCCCTTTATCTTCTGTGAATGTGTATGAACTGGGGTTTTCATTGCTTCCAAGGTATAGTTGTGTTAGGATTTGGCCAATGTTGCTTCCGTTTCTTTCGGGTTTTTTGGGGTGTTATGAGAGTAGTTCCATGAATTGGGGCAGTTTGAGAGAAATGGGTAAGAAGCAGCTTCGATTGGTTTCGTTGTTTTTTACAACTGTCATACTATTTGTACCAGCTGTTATAAGTATGTTTGTATTTGAAGCAGAGGGGGATAGTATTTCTATATACAATCTTGGTTGGCCTTTAGTGAACACAGTAGTGTTTGGTGTGCTATTGAGTGAGAATTTTACTGCTGAGAAACCAGTTTCTTCGAAGGACTTACAAAAGGAGTATCTTGTAACATATATATGTACAGTTATATTAGAATTGTTTTATTTTCCTGAGCTTTCACTTTGGGGATTGTTGATATGTGGATTGTTGCTCTGGGTTTCTGTTAGGAATTTGGATCCCATTGACCCTAATTATCTCGAGTTGGGGTTGGAAACATCGGATTGGTTTACGACTGCAGTTATGAAACCTCTCCGGCATATCTTGGGTGACAGGAAGTCGCGCAAGATTGCACTTTTCCTTTTGATCAATACGGCTTACATGGTTGTGGAATTTGCTGCTGGTTTCATGAGTAATAGCCTTGGGTTGATATCAGATGCTTGTCACATGCTGTTTGATTGTGCAGCTCTAGCTATTGGATTATATGCGTCTTACATATCACGTTTGCCAGCAAATGGTCAATTTAACTATGGCCGAGGAAGATTTGAGGTTCTTTCTGGGTATGCAAATGCTGTTCTTTTGGTCCTTGTGGGAGCATTAATTGTGCTTGAATCATTTGAGAGGATATTGGACCCTCAGGAGGTTTCCACTAACAGCCTATTGTCAGTGTCTATTGGAGGGCTGCTTGTTAATATTGTGGGTTTGATCTTCTTTCACGAGGAACATCATCATGCCCATGGTGGATCATGTTCACATTCCCATTCTCATTCTCATTCCAAATCTGATACAGATTGCCACAGTAACGAACATCACCATGATCATCATTTACATGACCATGATCACCATGTTCACCAGACAAAGACGGAATTCTCCACAACTTCTCATTCCCATTCCCACTCTCCTTCCACatgccatgatcatcatattcaCCACTTACATGATGATCATGATCATGGTGGTCACCATATACAACAGGAACAAATCAGTATTGTCCATGAATGCCATGAATCATGTTCTAGTCATGCTGGTCATGGACATAATGCTGACTATAAAAAACAAagcaagaaagaaaaagaatggaaTGAAAATAATACTCCTCATCCTCATGATCATTCCCATGACCATTATCATGGACATCATCATCATGGTGATGCTGACCAACATCGTCATGGTGTCACCTCAAGTAGTTCTTCGATTAAGGTGCATAATGACTCTGTTGCAAGTTTTCGAGGACCAGATTGTTCTCATGGTCATAAACATGTTACTACAGACAAGGGTGTCACTGAGAAACATCACCACCAACACCGCCACATTGATCATAACATGGAAGGCatctttttgcatgttttggcTGACACCTTGGGTAGTGTTGGGGTGGTCATTTCGACACTCTTAATCAAGTACAAGGGATGGCTTCTTGCTGATCCTGCCTGCTCAATTTTTATCTCTGTACTGATTATATCTTCAGTAATCCCGTTGCTCAGGAACTCGGCAGAAATTTTACTGCAAAGAGTTCCAAGGGCTCATGAACATGATTTAAAAGAAGCAGTTAACGATGTTATGAAGATAAAAGGTTTATCTGGGATTCAAAAGCTGCATGTTTGGAGCTTTACAAACACAGATGTTATTGGAACTCTCCATCTTCTTGTCTCAAGCGAGACTGACAAGTCATCTGCAAAGACGCAAGTATCTGAAATATTTCGTCATGCTGGGGTCAAGGATTTGACGATGCAAGTAGAATGCATCCAAAGTAGTTAG